The Nymphalis io chromosome 14, ilAglIoxx1.1, whole genome shotgun sequence genome has a segment encoding these proteins:
- the LOC126773430 gene encoding uncharacterized protein LOC126773430: MYLKIQYLVIIILLCMGSITMERNGNDLKVLSRRKRYVAFPEGSSFSCAGCMTVGVIGQPAPATAPGTFTFGLNWGIAYELPNNTETALFYRRKKHGKPLAQRRSRRELYEKLEIILDNMGYSGRQCILKTLCETAQRIVPHGGNMIEEIFRTMFTLPMAKVLPSEPLEHTLYDSAHRLGVLLESCENFKCPLSLVDLAKGYYNAPAPNVDTARSPWALFSSSFG, from the exons atgtatcttaaaatacaatatttggtGATTATAATCTTACTGTGTATGGGATCGATTACAATGGAGCGTAATGGAAATGATCTGAAGGTACTTTCTAGAAGAAAAAGATACGTTGCATTTCCGGAAGGTTCCAGTTTCTCT TGTGCAGGCTGCATGACTGTCGGTGTAATTGGACAGCCGGCGCCCGCTACCGCCCCAGGAACCTTCACCTTCGGTCTAAATTGGGGTATTGCTTATGAATTACCTAATAACACTGAGACCGCTCTGTTTTACCGACGCAAGAAACATGGAAAGCCATTAGCTCAGAGAAGAAGTAGACGAGAACTGTATGAAAAGTTAGAAATAATTTTGGACAA TATGGGATACAGCGGACGACAGTGTATTTTAAAAACCCTTTGTGAAACTGCACAGCGAATCGTTCCCCATGGCGGAAATATGATAGAAGAAATTTTCAGGACTATGTTCAC gTTACCTATGGCCAAGGTACTTCCTTCAGAGCCCTTGGAACACACTTTATATGACTCAGCTCATCGCCTTGGAGTGTTATTAGAATCATGTGAAAACTTCAAATGTCCGTTATCATTGGTAGATTTGGCTAAGGGGTATTATAATGCACCAGCGCCGAACGTGGACACGGCCAGAAGTCCCTGGGCATTGTTCAGCAGTAGCTTCGGATAA
- the LOC126773433 gene encoding uncharacterized protein LOC126773433 has product MKYGLCFIFILFTIINECSCVNSTDQCPNIKTSLGSIRKRRHLTFPDGSDVVLTISLVKAFMTHAPAGWNIALEIDVIFPLPDAKFTNAHFRKKLHHRQKREFWERLQNAIDYHNLNGRACVLRSICEAKSHLAPPGKSLVHDLLRAIFTAPIHEEDFTNEVADTYSEILDPSFCDQINDCPFSLLHFTLSMNRQKF; this is encoded by the exons ATGAAATACGgactatgttttatttttatattatttacaatcattAATGAGTGCTCGTGTGTAAATTCAACGGATCAATGTCCAAATATTAAGACATCGTTAGGATCTATACGAAAGAGGAGACATTTGACTTTTCCTGATGGAAGTGACGTAGTT CTCACGATCTCATTGGTTAAGGCTTTCATGACTCACGCACCGGCGGGTTGGAACATTGCTCTGGAAATTGATGTCATATTTCCTCTGCCCGATGCCAAGTTCACGAACGCTCATTTTAGGAAGAAATTGCATCATCGCCAAAAAAGAGAATTCTGGGAAAGACTTCAAAATGCTATAGATTA tcaCAATTTAAACGGTCGTGCATGTGTTTTAAGAAGTATTTGCGAAGCCAAATCTCATCTTGCTCCACCGGGAAAGTCGTTAGTCCACGATCTCCTCAGAGCTATTTTTAC agCTCCGATCCATGAGGAAGATTTTACAAATGAAGTGGCGGATACATACAGTGAAATATTAGATCCGAGTTTCTGTGATCAAATCAATGACTGTCCGTTCTCTCTTCTACATTTTACTTTATCGATGAACAGacagaaattttaa